One genomic window of Monodelphis domestica isolate mMonDom1 chromosome 1, mMonDom1.pri, whole genome shotgun sequence includes the following:
- the FOXA2 gene encoding hepatocyte nuclear factor 3-beta isoform X2, with the protein MLGAVKMEGHEHSDWSSYYGEPEGYSSVSNMNAGLGMNGMNTYMSMSAAMGSSSANMSASSMNMSSYVGTGMSPSLAGMSPGAGAMAGMGGTAAPGVTGMAPHLSPSMSPLGGQAPGSMNSLAPYANMNSMSPMYGQASLNRSRDPKTYRRSYTHAKPPYSYISLITMAIQQSPNKMLTLSEIYQWIMDLFPFYRQNQQRWQNSIRHSLSFNDCFLKVPRSPDKPGKGSFWTLHPDSGNMFENGCYLRRQKRFKCEKQLALKEGGGGPGGGGKKPGGGSGAGGQQAQLGEGSGGLPPTSGSDSSAGTESPHSSASPCQEHKRGGLGELKGTPAALSPPEPAPSPVQQAHLLGPPHHPGLPPEAHLKPEHHYAFNHPFSINNLMSSEQQHHHSHHHHHHHHKMDLKAYEQVMHYSGYSSPMPGSLAMGPVTNKGGLESSPLTGDTTYYQGVYSRPIMNSS; encoded by the exons ATGCTGGGAGCTGTGAAAATGGAAGGGCACGAACACTCAGACTGGAGCAGCTACTATGGAGAACCGGAG GGCTACTCCTCGGTGAGCAATATGAATGCGGGCCTGGGCATGAACGGCATGAACACTTACATGAGTATGTCGGCTGCCATGGGCAGTAGCTCGGCCAACATGAGTGCCAGCTCCATGAACATGTCTTCTTACGTGGGAACTGGCATGAGTCCGTCCCTGGCAGGCATGTCCCCAGGGGCTGGGGCCATGGCAGGCATGGGGGGCACAGCAGCCCCAGGGGTTACGGGCATGGCTCCCCACTTGAGCCCCAGCATGAGTCCACTGGGGGGACAGGCCCCTGGGAGTATGAACAGCCTGGCCCCCTATGCCAACATGAACTCTATGAGTCCCATGTATGGGCAAGCCAGCCTCAACCGATCCAGGGACCCTAAGACTTACCGACGGAGTTACACACATGCCAAGCCTCCCTATTCCTACATCTCCCTCATCACCATGGCCATTCAGCAGAGCCCCAACAAGATGCTGACACTTAGTGAGATCTACCAGTGGATCATGGACTTGTTCCCCTTCTACCGACAGAACCAGCAGCGCTGGCAGAATTCCATCCgccattctctttccttcaatGACTGTTTTCTCAAGGTGCCAAGATCGCCTGACAAGCCCGGCAAGGGCTCCTTCTGGACTTTGCACCCAGATTCGGGTAACATGTTTGAGAATGGTTGCTACCTGCGTCGGCAGAAGCGCTTCAAGTGCGAGAAGCAGTTGGCactgaaggagggagggggaggcccAGGGGGTGGAGGCAAGAAGCCAGGTGGAGGAAGTGGAGCTGGAGGGCAGCAAGCACAACTAGGAGAGGGCAGTGGGGGTTTGCCCCCCACTAGCGGCTCTGACAGTTCTGCTGGAACGGAGTCCCCTCACTCCAGTGCCTCCCCCTGCCAAGAGCACAAGCGAGGTGGTTTGGGGGAGCTTAAGGGCACCCCAGCAGCCCTAAGTCCTCCGGAGCCTGCCCCATCCCCAGTCCAGCAGGCACACCTGCTGGGTCCACCACACCACCCAGGCCTGCCCCCTGAGGCACACTTGAAGCCGGAACACCACTACGCCTTTAATCACCCCTTCTCCATTAACAATCTCATGTCATCTGAGCAACAGCATCACCACagtcatcaccaccatcatcaccaccacaaAATGGACCTTAAGGCCTATGAACAGGTGATGCACTACTCTGGCTACAGCTCCCCCATGCCTGGCAGCCTGGCTATGGGCCCCGTTACGAACAAAGGGGGCTTAGAATCCTCACCCCTGACTGGAGACACAACTTACTACCAAGGGGTATATTCTCGGCCCATTATGAACTCATCCTAA
- the FOXA2 gene encoding hepatocyte nuclear factor 3-beta isoform X1: MHSASSMLGAVKMEGHEHSDWSSYYGEPEGYSSVSNMNAGLGMNGMNTYMSMSAAMGSSSANMSASSMNMSSYVGTGMSPSLAGMSPGAGAMAGMGGTAAPGVTGMAPHLSPSMSPLGGQAPGSMNSLAPYANMNSMSPMYGQASLNRSRDPKTYRRSYTHAKPPYSYISLITMAIQQSPNKMLTLSEIYQWIMDLFPFYRQNQQRWQNSIRHSLSFNDCFLKVPRSPDKPGKGSFWTLHPDSGNMFENGCYLRRQKRFKCEKQLALKEGGGGPGGGGKKPGGGSGAGGQQAQLGEGSGGLPPTSGSDSSAGTESPHSSASPCQEHKRGGLGELKGTPAALSPPEPAPSPVQQAHLLGPPHHPGLPPEAHLKPEHHYAFNHPFSINNLMSSEQQHHHSHHHHHHHHKMDLKAYEQVMHYSGYSSPMPGSLAMGPVTNKGGLESSPLTGDTTYYQGVYSRPIMNSS, encoded by the exons ATGCACTCTGCTTCCAGTATGCTGGGAGCTGTGAAAATGGAAGGGCACGAACACTCAGACTGGAGCAGCTACTATGGAGAACCGGAG GGCTACTCCTCGGTGAGCAATATGAATGCGGGCCTGGGCATGAACGGCATGAACACTTACATGAGTATGTCGGCTGCCATGGGCAGTAGCTCGGCCAACATGAGTGCCAGCTCCATGAACATGTCTTCTTACGTGGGAACTGGCATGAGTCCGTCCCTGGCAGGCATGTCCCCAGGGGCTGGGGCCATGGCAGGCATGGGGGGCACAGCAGCCCCAGGGGTTACGGGCATGGCTCCCCACTTGAGCCCCAGCATGAGTCCACTGGGGGGACAGGCCCCTGGGAGTATGAACAGCCTGGCCCCCTATGCCAACATGAACTCTATGAGTCCCATGTATGGGCAAGCCAGCCTCAACCGATCCAGGGACCCTAAGACTTACCGACGGAGTTACACACATGCCAAGCCTCCCTATTCCTACATCTCCCTCATCACCATGGCCATTCAGCAGAGCCCCAACAAGATGCTGACACTTAGTGAGATCTACCAGTGGATCATGGACTTGTTCCCCTTCTACCGACAGAACCAGCAGCGCTGGCAGAATTCCATCCgccattctctttccttcaatGACTGTTTTCTCAAGGTGCCAAGATCGCCTGACAAGCCCGGCAAGGGCTCCTTCTGGACTTTGCACCCAGATTCGGGTAACATGTTTGAGAATGGTTGCTACCTGCGTCGGCAGAAGCGCTTCAAGTGCGAGAAGCAGTTGGCactgaaggagggagggggaggcccAGGGGGTGGAGGCAAGAAGCCAGGTGGAGGAAGTGGAGCTGGAGGGCAGCAAGCACAACTAGGAGAGGGCAGTGGGGGTTTGCCCCCCACTAGCGGCTCTGACAGTTCTGCTGGAACGGAGTCCCCTCACTCCAGTGCCTCCCCCTGCCAAGAGCACAAGCGAGGTGGTTTGGGGGAGCTTAAGGGCACCCCAGCAGCCCTAAGTCCTCCGGAGCCTGCCCCATCCCCAGTCCAGCAGGCACACCTGCTGGGTCCACCACACCACCCAGGCCTGCCCCCTGAGGCACACTTGAAGCCGGAACACCACTACGCCTTTAATCACCCCTTCTCCATTAACAATCTCATGTCATCTGAGCAACAGCATCACCACagtcatcaccaccatcatcaccaccacaaAATGGACCTTAAGGCCTATGAACAGGTGATGCACTACTCTGGCTACAGCTCCCCCATGCCTGGCAGCCTGGCTATGGGCCCCGTTACGAACAAAGGGGGCTTAGAATCCTCACCCCTGACTGGAGACACAACTTACTACCAAGGGGTATATTCTCGGCCCATTATGAACTCATCCTAA